A single region of the Salvia miltiorrhiza cultivar Shanhuang (shh) chromosome 8, IMPLAD_Smil_shh, whole genome shotgun sequence genome encodes:
- the LOC130997293 gene encoding expansin-B15-like — protein sequence MTVRLGREICKPHWLLTNLVVLFFMCKICQSFKHVHKHFNSSGKALHWSSAGATWYGSPNGAGSDGGACGYGNLVSEVPFASMVTGIGPSLYKSGKECGACYMIKCRKHPSCSRKMVRVVITDFCPGGVCLSDAAHFDLSGTAFGAMAVPGQQDKLRDAGMLQIRFARAPCDYSGKKIAFHVDQGSNPNYMAVVIEYEEGDGDLRRVDVQQASSSDWLEMKQSWGAVWQLNPGFELRPPLSIRLTSHYSLQTLVAKNVIPLAWRPGATYRSLVNYL from the exons ATGACAGTAAGGTTAGGTCGTGAAATTTGTAAGCCACATTGGCTACTGACAAATTTAGTTGTATTGTTTTTTATGTGCAAAATATGCCAAAGCTTCAAACATGTACACAAGCATTTCAACTCGTCCGGGAAAGCTTTGCACTGGTCGTCTGCTGGCGCAACGTGGTACGGAAGCCCTAACGGTGCTGGAAGTGACG GAGGAGCGTGTGGTTACGGAAACCTTGTATCAGAAGTTCCATTTGCTTCCATGGTGACCGGAATTGGGCCATCGCTATACAAGTCGGGCAAGGAATGTGGAGCTTGCTACATG ATAAAATGTAGGAAGCATCCGTCATGTTCGCGTAAAATGGTGAGGGTGGTGATAACAGACTTCTGCCCAGGAGGAGTTTGCTTATCTGATGCTGCCCATTTCGATCTCAGCGGGACTGCATTCGGCGCCATGGCCGTCCCCGGCCAACAAGACAAACTTCGTGATGCTGGCATGCTGCAAATCCGATTTGCACG GGCTCCGTGTGACTACTCGGGGAAAAAAATCGCGTTCCACGTGGACCAAGGGTCGAATCCTAACTACATGGCGGTAGTGATCGAGTATGAAGAAGGTGACGGTGACCTGAGGCGGGTGGATGTGCAGCAAGCATCGAGTAGTGATTGGCTAGAGATGAAGCAGTCATGGGGCGCAGTTTGGCAGCTGAACCCGGGATTTGAGCTCCGCCCTCCTCTCTCCATTCGCCTCACCTCTCACTATTCACTCCAAACTCTTGTAGCCAAGAATGTCATCCCACTTGCCTGGCGCCCCGGTGCGACTTATAGGTCCCTTGTTAACTATCTTTGA
- the LOC130998247 gene encoding uncharacterized protein LOC130998247: protein MTNLGSVPIEKKWGLGDRGGLGIILAELQTNKKRKLGRDNTSTFVIRNREALAKIWDAPAPHKAKVCAWRILRSRLPTCDNLWKRKVKLNEEEMMCNACFHSPESIDHVFLACPKTGLVWDEVQKWLGSSSVRPRHISSHFEMFTKLGRGKNCDKFLEAMWMCITWVLWKQRNASRFDGKAWNIKGTLMEIKARSWSWFKEFKTLEKDFDFCNWCSFDLLPKLL, encoded by the coding sequence ATGACAAATCTTGGATCCGTTCCCATAGAAAAAAAATGGGGGTTGGGTGACCGCGGCGGGTTGGGGATAATACTTGCAGAGTTGCAgacaaacaagaaaagaaagttGGGGAGGGATAATACTAGCACGTTCGTTATTAGAAACAGGGAAGCATTGGCAAAGATTTGGGATGCACCTGCCCCACATAAAGCAAAAGTTTGTGCATGGAGGATTTTGAGAAGTCGGCTTCCAACTTGTGACAACCTTTGGAAGAGGAAAGTGAAGCTGAATGAGGAAGAGATGATGTGCAATGCCTGCTTTCATTCTCCCGAATCAATCGACCATGTTTTTCTTGCCTGCCCGAAAACGGGGTTGGTGTGGGATGAAGTGCAAAAATGGTTGGGGAGCAGTTCAGTGCGGCCCCGCCATATCTCCTCTCATTTCGAAATGTTCACTAAACTGGGCAGGGGGAAGAATTGCGACAAGTTTCTTGAGGCGATGTGGATGTGTATTACTTGGGTTTTGTGGAAGCAAAGGAACGCAAGTCGCTTCGATGGGAAGGCGTGGAATATCAAAGGTACGCTCATGGAGATTAAAGCTAGATCATGGAGTTGGTTTAAGGAGTTCAAGACTTTGGAAAAAGATTTTGATTTCTGTAATTGGTGTTCCTTTGATTTGTTACCAAAGCTGCTGTAA